In one window of Campylobacter coli DNA:
- a CDS encoding capsular polysaccharide biosynthesis protein — protein MKFHTTSKKLIKNVKDFYKIVLYKAYKSIDKEDVFVGWGRKNSGLKAIALAKKHHAKFMLLEDGFLRSLNLGVENSPSFSIVKDDVGIYYDASTPSRLENILNTYEFSPKELAWAKKAIELIKKEKLSKYNNNLCIPQELFSVNEERVLIITQVANDASLRFGLASDFSTQDIINDALKENPNAKIYIKIHPDVLSGKKQSDFSMQDLPSRCVILKENYNPIELLSHFKKVYTKTSGMGFEALMLGCKCVCYGMPFYAGWGLTQDNLECKRRVKKRSLEEVFCAAYILYSEYFNPYLNQKSDIFDTIFTLARYKKIEQVNSHTLYFLGFTLWKRWFMKPFFKAKNNKIIFLNSLNELYKANLNSEDKIFIWGKKYDKALLAKDFNNEIFLVEDGFLRSVFLGSDLTRPFSLIVDSKGLYVDPNRPSDLEELLQNHEFDDTLRQRAKKLITTITQNKFSKYNGLKHEKLDFNTNKKIILIPAQVEDDASMILGGVGFDTLKLLQSVRAANKDAFVVFKPHPDVLSGNRKGLKDKDIILKYCDEIIENVSIDSAINACDEVHTITSTSGFDALLRGKKVVVYGKPFYAGWGLTQDLHHISRRTRVLSLEELVAGVLILYPRYIHPKSKNLCEVELALDIMLALQKDYFSKRWLKILIDFRIFMLRKIRRICEVFIKR, from the coding sequence ATGAAATTTCACACCACTTCAAAAAAACTTATAAAAAATGTTAAAGATTTTTACAAGATAGTCTTGTATAAGGCCTATAAAAGCATAGATAAAGAAGATGTTTTTGTAGGCTGGGGCAGAAAAAATTCAGGTTTAAAAGCTATAGCTCTAGCCAAAAAACATCATGCTAAATTTATGCTTTTAGAAGATGGCTTTTTACGCTCATTAAATTTAGGCGTAGAAAATAGTCCGAGTTTTTCTATAGTCAAAGATGATGTGGGGATTTATTATGATGCGAGCACTCCTTCAAGGCTTGAAAATATTTTAAATACCTATGAGTTTAGCCCCAAAGAGCTAGCTTGGGCAAAAAAAGCCATAGAGCTTATCAAAAAAGAAAAACTCAGCAAGTATAATAACAATCTTTGCATACCCCAAGAGCTTTTCAGTGTCAATGAAGAACGCGTTTTGATTATTACCCAAGTGGCAAATGACGCTTCACTTCGATTTGGTTTGGCAAGTGATTTTTCGACCCAAGATATCATAAATGACGCCCTAAAAGAAAATCCAAATGCTAAAATATATATCAAAATCCATCCTGATGTGCTAAGTGGTAAAAAACAAAGTGATTTTAGCATGCAAGATTTACCCAGTAGATGTGTGATTTTAAAAGAAAATTATAATCCCATAGAATTATTAAGCCATTTTAAAAAAGTCTATACTAAGACTTCAGGCATGGGTTTTGAAGCTTTGATGCTAGGATGTAAATGCGTATGTTATGGTATGCCTTTTTATGCAGGATGGGGGCTAACTCAAGATAATCTAGAGTGTAAAAGAAGGGTTAAAAAAAGATCTTTAGAAGAGGTTTTTTGTGCCGCTTATATCCTATACAGCGAGTATTTTAATCCTTATTTGAATCAAAAAAGTGATATTTTTGATACCATTTTTACCCTAGCAAGATACAAAAAGATAGAGCAGGTAAATTCCCATACTTTGTATTTTTTAGGCTTTACTTTGTGGAAGCGTTGGTTTATGAAACCATTTTTCAAGGCCAAAAACAATAAAATTATTTTTTTAAACTCACTTAATGAACTTTACAAAGCGAATTTAAATTCCGAAGATAAAATCTTCATTTGGGGTAAAAAGTATGATAAAGCTTTGCTAGCCAAAGATTTTAACAATGAAATTTTTTTAGTAGAAGATGGCTTTTTGCGCTCGGTTTTTTTGGGTTCAGACCTTACGCGTCCTTTTTCTTTGATAGTAGATAGCAAGGGTTTGTATGTAGATCCTAATCGCCCTAGCGATTTAGAAGAGCTTTTACAAAATCATGAATTTGATGATACTTTAAGACAAAGAGCCAAAAAGCTCATCACCACTATAACACAAAACAAATTTTCAAAGTACAACGGCCTAAAGCATGAAAAACTTGACTTTAATACAAATAAAAAAATCATTCTCATCCCCGCTCAAGTAGAAGATGATGCTTCGATGATCTTAGGTGGAGTAGGTTTTGACACCTTAAAGCTTTTACAAAGCGTAAGAGCTGCAAATAAAGACGCCTTTGTCGTTTTTAAGCCTCATCCTGATGTTTTAAGTGGAAATCGCAAGGGTTTAAAGGATAAGGATATCATTTTAAAATACTGCGATGAGATCATAGAAAATGTCAGCATAGACAGCGCCATAAATGCATGCGATGAAGTACATACCATCACTTCTACTAGCGGTTTTGATGCACTTTTGCGAGGTAAGAAAGTAGTGGTTTATGGAAAGCCTTTTTATGCGGGCTGGGGTTTGACTCAAGATTTGCACCACATCTCAAGACGCACAAGAGTGCTTAGTTTAGAAGAGCTTGTGGCGGGAGTTTTGATCCTTTATCCAAGATATATTCATCCAAAGAGTAAAAATTTATGTGAAGTTGAGCTTGCTTTGGATATAATGTTAGCTTTGCAAAAAGATTATTTTTCAAAAAGATGGCTAAAAATTTTAATCGACTTTAGAATTTTTATGCTTAGAAAGATAAGAAGAATATGTGAAGTTTTTATAAAAAGATGA
- a CDS encoding capsule biosynthesis protein, with product MKFRDKIKKEFSGKTVLLLQGPVGTFFHRLAIKMKKNKTKVFKLNFNGGDFLFYPSGKRCKCDEKDLENFYENFFKEKKIDAIVMYNDCRLIHAKAIKVAKELGIGIWIFEEGYLRPYCITFEKDGVNANSSLPRDKNFYLSCNISTKESIKEIPGGFKFMAFSAFLYWLFSFLLAPFFNNKLHHRTLYPFEFLFWFRSLYRKYLYKFTEKKLNQKIYSLEKKYFLAILQVYNDTQIKHHYKKSIEEFIEETILSFANHARAKSYLVFKHHPMDRGYRNYSKLINELSQKYHVEGRILYVHDTYLPTLLKRALGCITINSTVGLSAILEGCPTKVCGNAFYDFEGLAYPKKLQFFWREAHAYKPNPNLVLNFKNYLLNTNQFNGNFYKNSFLSR from the coding sequence ATGAAATTTAGAGATAAGATTAAAAAAGAATTTAGCGGTAAAACTGTCTTGCTTTTACAAGGACCTGTGGGTACTTTTTTTCACCGCCTTGCCATAAAGATGAAAAAAAATAAAACCAAAGTTTTTAAGCTTAATTTTAACGGAGGGGATTTTCTTTTCTATCCAAGTGGAAAAAGGTGCAAGTGCGACGAAAAGGATCTTGAAAATTTTTATGAGAACTTTTTTAAAGAAAAAAAGATAGATGCTATTGTGATGTATAATGATTGCCGTTTGATCCATGCAAAAGCTATCAAAGTAGCTAAGGAGCTTGGCATTGGTATTTGGATTTTTGAAGAGGGGTATTTAAGGCCTTATTGTATCACTTTTGAAAAAGATGGGGTCAATGCAAATTCTTCTTTGCCTCGCGATAAAAATTTCTATCTTTCTTGCAATATTTCTACAAAAGAAAGCATAAAAGAAATTCCAGGTGGTTTTAAATTTATGGCTTTTAGTGCTTTTTTGTATTGGCTTTTTTCTTTTCTGCTAGCTCCTTTTTTTAACAACAAGCTTCATCATCGCACCTTATATCCTTTTGAATTTTTATTTTGGTTTAGATCTTTATATAGAAAATACCTTTATAAATTCACAGAAAAAAAACTCAATCAAAAAATTTATAGCCTTGAAAAAAAGTATTTTTTAGCTATTTTGCAAGTTTATAATGATACGCAAATTAAGCACCATTATAAAAAAAGCATAGAAGAATTTATAGAAGAAACCATCCTTTCTTTTGCAAATCACGCAAGAGCAAAGTCTTATCTTGTCTTTAAACATCATCCTATGGATAGGGGATATAGAAATTATTCTAAACTTATAAATGAGCTAAGTCAAAAATACCATGTAGAAGGAAGAATTTTATATGTGCATGATACTTACTTGCCTACTCTTTTAAAAAGGGCTTTAGGTTGTATCACGATTAATTCCACTGTGGGCTTAAGCGCTATTTTGGAGGGCTGTCCTACTAAGGTTTGTGGCAATGCTTTTTATGATTTTGAAGGCTTAGCTTATCCTAAAAAGCTTCAATTTTTTTGGCGCGAAGCTCATGCTTACAAACCCAATCCTAACTTGGTTTTAAATTTCAAAAACTATCTTTTAAATACAAATCAATTCAATGGCAATTTTTACAAAAATTCTTTTTTAAGTCGATAA
- a CDS encoding DUF829 domain-containing protein, with translation MDREVFYIAGYDPKSYRFYYDLFKKNLKDYSHRFDLKAKMSGIEKNGNFPFFKINCENTQTRYHFLTWNDIVKKNWSQSYKDALMDCYSFFRIYTITGLFLKFGKESIYQLVTGYYPFFYVIFSLLLSLCLALGSFVFLQDYIPSFLAIIIGIVLGFLLNRFLFKLGRKLAVFWIARICAFCATWKEKRLGAMEQRIKLFSDEILKSLKQNENKQDYELILVAHSVGTIVCIEVLEHILKQNLDKKALDKLKILTLGECIPLTSYQKNSDGFRKKLEFVSAFDLKWYDYTSIIDGACFPQVDFFRTSGVKANFTPPFLSAKFHTLYEKNEYKKIKRDKNKAHFLYLYSPHIKGSYDFFAFIVAPKFLEEKVKI, from the coding sequence ATGGATAGAGAAGTATTTTATATAGCAGGCTATGATCCTAAGAGCTATAGATTTTATTATGATTTATTTAAGAAGAATTTAAAAGATTACTCTCATAGATTTGATCTTAAAGCAAAGATGAGTGGTATTGAAAAAAATGGAAACTTTCCATTTTTTAAGATAAATTGCGAAAATACTCAAACGCGCTATCATTTTTTAACTTGGAATGATATAGTTAAAAAAAACTGGTCTCAAAGTTATAAAGATGCTTTGATGGATTGTTATAGTTTTTTTAGAATTTATACCATCACAGGCCTTTTTCTTAAATTTGGTAAAGAATCGATTTATCAGCTTGTTACGGGTTATTATCCTTTTTTTTATGTTATTTTTTCTTTGTTATTGTCTTTATGCTTAGCTTTGGGAAGTTTTGTTTTTTTGCAAGATTATATCCCTTCTTTTTTGGCGATTATTATAGGTATAGTTCTAGGATTTTTACTCAATCGTTTTTTATTCAAGCTAGGTAGAAAATTGGCCGTATTTTGGATAGCAAGGATATGTGCTTTTTGTGCTACTTGGAAAGAAAAAAGATTGGGCGCTATGGAGCAAAGAATAAAACTTTTTTCAGATGAAATTTTAAAATCTTTAAAGCAAAATGAAAACAAGCAAGATTACGAACTCATTTTGGTCGCTCATAGTGTTGGAACTATAGTTTGCATAGAAGTTTTAGAGCATATTTTAAAACAAAATTTAGATAAAAAAGCATTGGATAAATTAAAAATTCTTACACTAGGAGAATGTATTCCTTTAACAAGCTATCAAAAAAATTCGGATGGTTTTAGAAAAAAACTTGAATTTGTTTCTGCATTTGATTTAAAATGGTATGATTATACTTCAATAATCGATGGAGCGTGTTTTCCACAAGTGGATTTTTTCCGTACAAGCGGGGTAAAAGCTAACTTTACTCCGCCATTTTTAAGTGCTAAATTTCATACCTTGTATGAAAAAAATGAATATAAAAAAATTAAAAGAGATAAAAATAAAGCACATTTTTTATATCTTTATAGTCCTCATATTAAAGGAAGTTATGATTTTTTTGCTTTTATTGTAGCGCCTAAATTTTTAGAAGAAAAGGTAAAAATATGA
- a CDS encoding cytochrome P450 has translation MSQCPFFPKPYKNKASTLLTFLLKRRSWLDGLYERSYKMQTGYVKMPNFDLYVINDTKEVKRMMVDEVKEFPKSAFLHELLSPLLGESIFTTNGEVWKKQRELLRPSFEMTRISKVFNLMSEAVSDMMKRFEKYPNASIIEVDEAMTFVTADVIFRTIMSSKLDEEQGKKILDAFVTFQEQSVHTAMRRMFRFPKWLSYVLGDRKRAKAGDVIRQALSDIIKPRYDAVSSGKVEDFEDILGSLLLVVDAQTNQRFSFEEILDQVAMLFLAGHETTASSLTWTLYLLSLYPDEQEKAYKEIIQVLQGEDIQISHLKQFKYLTNIFKESLRLYPPVGFFAREAKKDTKVRDKMIKKGSGVVIAPWLIHRHEGFWTNPHEFKPSRFEGEYKKDAYLPFGVGERICIGQGFAMQEAILILANILKKYKLELEEGFVPDVVGRLTIRSANGMRIKFSKRES, from the coding sequence ATGAGTCAATGTCCATTTTTCCCCAAACCTTATAAAAATAAAGCTTCAACACTTTTAACCTTTTTACTAAAACGCAGATCATGGCTTGATGGTCTTTATGAGCGTAGCTATAAAATGCAAACAGGTTATGTAAAAATGCCAAATTTTGATCTTTATGTGATCAACGATACTAAAGAAGTCAAAAGAATGATGGTTGATGAGGTTAAAGAATTTCCAAAAAGTGCATTTTTGCACGAACTTTTAAGCCCTCTTTTGGGAGAGAGCATATTTACAACAAATGGTGAAGTTTGGAAAAAGCAACGCGAACTTTTACGCCCAAGTTTTGAAATGACTCGTATTTCAAAGGTTTTCAATCTCATGAGTGAAGCAGTAAGCGATATGATGAAGCGTTTTGAAAAATATCCTAATGCTTCTATTATCGAAGTGGATGAGGCTATGACTTTTGTTACTGCTGACGTTATTTTTCGCACCATCATGTCTTCTAAATTAGATGAAGAGCAAGGAAAAAAAATCCTAGATGCTTTTGTGACTTTTCAAGAGCAAAGTGTACATACAGCTATGCGTCGTATGTTTCGTTTCCCTAAATGGCTTTCTTATGTGTTGGGTGACCGTAAGCGTGCTAAAGCAGGTGATGTGATCAGGCAAGCTTTAAGTGATATTATAAAGCCAAGATATGATGCGGTAAGTAGTGGAAAAGTAGAGGATTTTGAAGATATTTTGGGTTCTTTGCTTTTGGTGGTGGATGCGCAGACTAATCAGCGTTTTTCTTTTGAAGAAATTCTAGATCAAGTAGCTATGCTTTTCTTAGCAGGCCATGAAACGACAGCAAGTTCTTTAACATGGACGCTTTATCTACTTAGTCTTTATCCTGATGAACAAGAAAAAGCTTATAAAGAAATTATTCAAGTTTTACAAGGTGAAGATATACAAATTTCACATTTAAAACAATTTAAATATTTAACCAATATTTTTAAAGAGTCTTTAAGACTTTACCCACCTGTAGGCTTTTTTGCAAGAGAAGCAAAAAAAGATACTAAAGTAAGAGATAAGATGATTAAAAAAGGTTCAGGAGTTGTTATAGCACCTTGGCTGATACATAGACATGAAGGATTTTGGACTAATCCACACGAATTCAAACCCTCTCGTTTTGAAGGTGAGTATAAAAAGGATGCTTATTTGCCTTTTGGGGTAGGGGAAAGAATTTGCATAGGTCAAGGTTTTGCGATGCAAGAGGCTATTTTAATTTTGGCTAATATTTTGAAAAAATATAAATTAGAACTTGAAGAAGGTTTCGTTCCAGATGTTGTAGGTCGCTTAACCATACGCTCTGCAAATGGAATGAGGATCAAATTTAGCAAAAGAGAGTCATGA
- the acpS gene encoding holo-ACP synthase, whose translation MRIGCDIVAISRIDTIYQKHGNAFLDKFLNQNEQKLIKSSSTLAGFWAAKEAASKALGVGISKECGFLDIEILKDSKNAPHLKLASHVLEKFKITSTSLSISHDNGFAIAVVALD comes from the coding sequence ATGCGTATAGGTTGCGATATAGTTGCCATTTCTAGGATAGATACAATCTATCAAAAACATGGCAACGCCTTTCTTGATAAATTTCTAAACCAAAATGAGCAAAAATTGATAAAATCTAGCTCAACTTTAGCAGGTTTTTGGGCTGCAAAGGAAGCAGCAAGCAAAGCTTTGGGCGTAGGAATTTCAAAAGAATGTGGCTTTTTGGATATAGAAATTTTAAAAGATAGCAAAAATGCCCCTCATTTAAAACTCGCTTCTCATGTATTGGAAAAATTTAAGATCACTTCCACTTCCCTTAGTATCTCACATGATAATGGTTTTGCTATCGCTGTAGTTGCTTTGGATTAA
- the fliL gene encoding flagellar basal body-associated protein FliL, with amino-acid sequence MDEELENNEEKKKKGGSLVIIIVILLFVLLLSIMGVIAWLISSSSSDESEVKAAPKEEVKADKAKVAAPTQRGSDFANIGPMYPLDPFTLNLLSDSGSRYVKCTIELEQNTELLKPELDKKVAVIRDIIIHALTAKTFEEVSTQKGKERLKDELVGKINEILTDGFIKNVYFTDFVVS; translated from the coding sequence ATGGATGAAGAATTAGAAAATAACGAAGAAAAAAAGAAAAAAGGCGGCTCGCTTGTTATCATTATAGTAATTTTACTTTTTGTCTTACTTCTTAGCATAATGGGTGTAATTGCATGGCTTATCTCAAGTAGCTCAAGCGATGAAAGCGAAGTCAAAGCAGCTCCAAAAGAAGAGGTAAAAGCCGATAAAGCTAAAGTTGCAGCACCGACACAACGCGGGAGTGATTTTGCAAATATAGGGCCTATGTATCCTCTTGATCCTTTTACTTTAAATTTACTTAGTGATAGTGGCTCAAGATATGTAAAATGCACTATAGAACTAGAGCAAAATACAGAGCTTTTAAAACCCGAACTTGATAAAAAAGTAGCAGTAATTCGCGATATCATTATCCATGCCCTAACTGCAAAAACCTTTGAGGAAGTTAGCACACAAAAAGGCAAAGAAAGACTCAAAGATGAACTTGTCGGAAAAATCAATGAAATTCTCACCGATGGCTTCATCAAAAATGTTTATTTTACTGATTTTGTAGTCTCTTAA
- a CDS encoding phosphomannomutase/phosphoglucomutase, which yields MLDVIFREYDIRGLYGKELNEKSVKAIGFCLGQTMLAKGCKNVSVGYDARYSADELYKYLVSGLNKAGIQVYNIGLVPTPLGYFSLYEGMKFDANIMITGSHNPKDYNGFKITIGKESFFGAELKEFSKEVYKHLDDEIEENLEAQKYDILSLYVNFMCEQFSFLKDFNYKFAIDCSNGAAGVVIEPLVKALNLKAHVMFSNPDGQFPNHEPDPTEEKNLYAIKKFLNENQEYLLAFAFDGDADRMVALSKTHIFCGDELCYLFAKNIPNPRILGEVKCSKNLFDEVAKFGTIFMGKTGHSNIKKMMKEKDIDLAAEVSGHIFFKHRYFGYDDGIYAFLRALELVYKGFDLESMISALPKLYTTPEIKIPVSEEEKFKLVDEFKKAIERGALEGVKSLCEIDGARIDFGYGWALLRASNTSPYLITRFEASSLEQAKELETKVFKLFNDIKESV from the coding sequence ATGCTAGATGTGATTTTTAGGGAGTATGATATACGCGGACTTTATGGTAAGGAACTTAACGAAAAAAGTGTTAAAGCTATAGGTTTTTGTTTGGGGCAAACCATGCTTGCAAAAGGTTGTAAAAATGTAAGTGTGGGTTATGATGCAAGATATAGTGCTGATGAGCTTTATAAATATCTAGTCAGCGGGCTTAATAAAGCAGGTATACAAGTTTACAACATAGGACTTGTCCCCACTCCACTTGGATATTTTAGTCTTTATGAGGGTATGAAATTTGATGCAAATATTATGATCACAGGTTCGCATAATCCAAAGGATTACAATGGCTTTAAAATCACTATAGGTAAAGAAAGTTTTTTTGGGGCTGAACTTAAAGAATTTTCAAAAGAAGTTTATAAGCATTTAGACGATGAGATTGAAGAAAATTTAGAAGCTCAAAAATATGATATTTTAAGTCTTTATGTGAATTTTATGTGTGAGCAATTTAGTTTTTTAAAGGATTTTAATTATAAATTTGCAATCGACTGCTCCAATGGAGCTGCTGGGGTTGTGATAGAGCCTTTGGTAAAAGCTTTAAATTTAAAAGCTCATGTTATGTTTTCAAATCCTGATGGACAATTTCCAAACCATGAACCCGATCCCACAGAAGAAAAAAATTTATACGCTATAAAGAAATTTTTAAATGAAAATCAAGAATATCTTTTAGCATTTGCTTTTGATGGTGATGCAGATAGAATGGTGGCTTTAAGTAAAACTCATATTTTTTGTGGAGATGAGCTTTGTTATTTGTTTGCGAAAAATATTCCTAATCCTAGAATTTTAGGTGAGGTAAAATGCTCTAAAAATCTTTTTGATGAGGTGGCAAAATTTGGTACTATTTTTATGGGAAAAACAGGGCATTCAAATATCAAAAAGATGATGAAAGAAAAAGATATTGATTTAGCAGCTGAAGTAAGCGGCCATATTTTCTTTAAGCACAGATATTTTGGATATGACGATGGAATTTATGCCTTTTTAAGAGCTTTAGAGCTTGTTTATAAGGGCTTTGATTTAGAGAGTATGATTAGCGCCTTGCCAAAACTTTATACTACACCTGAGATTAAAATTCCAGTGAGTGAAGAAGAAAAATTCAAGCTTGTAGATGAATTTAAAAAAGCGATAGAAAGGGGTGCACTAGAAGGGGTGAAGAGTCTTTGTGAAATCGATGGGGCTAGGATTGATTTTGGTTACGGATGGGCTTTACTTCGTGCATCCAATACCAGTCCTTATCTTATCACGCGTTTTGAAGCAAGCTCTTTAGAGCAAGCAAAAGAGCTTGAAACTAAAGTATTTAAACTTTTTAATGATATTAAAGAGTCGGTTTAA
- the rsfS gene encoding ribosome silencing factor, which produces MQERVDLIVKILDEKKAEDIKTFDMSEQDYFVKYVIIAATLGEKHALSLIDELKTKLKAKGEEFLNIESSEEWSVIDLGDILIHLLTPEHRGIYNIEELLESLKKIKV; this is translated from the coding sequence ATGCAAGAAAGAGTAGATTTAATCGTTAAAATTTTAGATGAAAAAAAAGCTGAAGACATAAAAACCTTTGATATGAGCGAACAAGATTATTTTGTAAAATACGTTATCATCGCAGCTACCTTGGGTGAAAAACATGCTTTATCTTTGATCGATGAGCTTAAAACCAAACTCAAAGCTAAGGGTGAAGAATTTTTAAATATAGAAAGCAGTGAAGAATGGAGCGTGATCGATCTAGGTGATATACTTATCCATCTTTTAACACCTGAACACCGAGGAATTTATAATATAGAAGAATTATTAGAAAGTCTTAAAAAAATCAAGGTATAA
- the nadD gene encoding nicotinate (nicotinamide) nucleotide adenylyltransferase, protein MKIALFGGSFDPPHKGHDAIVKEALAKLDIDKLIIMPTFINPFKKGFFADEKQRFAWVNKLWGKLEKVEICDFETKQKRPVPSIESVEYLYKIYHPSKFYLLIGADHLEKLHLWHEFEKLNSLVEFIIANRNDIEIPKNFKDLKTDIKIASSFIRSTLDTHEVCDEIKDEVKNYYEKLQKN, encoded by the coding sequence ATGAAAATTGCACTTTTTGGTGGCAGTTTTGACCCACCGCATAAAGGACATGACGCTATTGTCAAAGAAGCTTTAGCAAAACTTGATATCGATAAACTCATTATTATGCCTACTTTTATCAATCCTTTTAAGAAAGGATTTTTTGCTGATGAAAAACAAAGATTTGCTTGGGTAAATAAACTTTGGGGGAAACTAGAAAAAGTAGAAATTTGCGACTTTGAAACCAAGCAAAAACGCCCTGTACCAAGCATTGAAAGTGTAGAATATCTTTATAAAATTTACCATCCTAGCAAATTTTATCTTCTAATCGGTGCAGATCATTTAGAAAAACTTCATCTTTGGCATGAATTTGAAAAGCTTAATTCTTTGGTAGAATTTATCATCGCAAATCGCAATGATATAGAAATTCCTAAAAATTTTAAAGATTTAAAAACCGATATAAAAATCGCCTCATCTTTTATAAGGAGTACCCTAGATACACATGAGGTTTGCGATGAAATTAAAGATGAAGTGAAAAATTACTATGAAAAATTACAAAAAAACTGA
- the gap gene encoding type I glyceraldehyde-3-phosphate dehydrogenase — protein MAVKVAINGFGRIGRCVARIISKRDDIELVAINDTTDIELTKYLFKYDTVHGEFEGSVENEGDDLIINGKKIKVFKSRDIKELDFAKYGAQIVLECTGAHLTIEKCQGFLDMGVQKVIMSAPAKDDTPTYVLGVNSQNYKGENIISNASCTTNCLGPVCRVLQDNFGIEKGLMTTIHAYTNGQSIIDAKTKDKRRSRAAAQNIIPTSTGAAKAMKLVMPELNGKLHGQSMRVPVIDVSSVDLTAQLSKKVSKEELNEAFRKAAATNLKGILMVDDDERVSSDFITCSYGAVVVSDLTQVIADDFVKVVAWYDNEWGYSSRLVDMAVYIANKA, from the coding sequence ATGGCTGTAAAAGTTGCTATAAATGGTTTTGGTCGCATAGGAAGGTGTGTAGCAAGAATTATTTCAAAACGAGATGATATCGAACTTGTAGCGATAAATGATACTACAGATATCGAACTTACAAAATATCTTTTTAAATATGACACAGTGCATGGAGAATTTGAAGGCAGTGTGGAAAATGAAGGAGATGATTTAATTATCAATGGTAAAAAAATCAAAGTATTTAAAAGTCGTGATATAAAAGAGCTTGATTTTGCAAAATATGGTGCACAAATTGTTCTAGAGTGTACAGGAGCTCATTTAACAATAGAAAAATGCCAAGGGTTTTTAGATATGGGAGTGCAAAAAGTGATCATGAGTGCTCCTGCAAAAGATGATACTCCTACTTATGTTTTAGGTGTAAATTCACAAAATTATAAAGGTGAAAATATCATCTCTAATGCAAGTTGTACGACTAACTGCTTAGGTCCTGTTTGTCGTGTTTTACAAGATAATTTTGGCATAGAAAAAGGACTTATGACAACCATACATGCTTATACAAATGGACAAAGCATTATCGATGCAAAGACTAAAGATAAACGCCGCTCGCGTGCTGCTGCTCAAAATATCATTCCAACTTCTACAGGTGCAGCAAAAGCGATGAAGCTTGTAATGCCTGAACTTAATGGTAAACTTCATGGACAAAGTATGCGTGTACCTGTTATTGATGTTTCAAGTGTGGATTTAACCGCTCAGCTTAGTAAAAAAGTAAGTAAAGAAGAGCTTAATGAAGCCTTTAGAAAAGCTGCAGCTACAAATTTAAAAGGCATTTTAATGGTTGATGATGATGAAAGAGTATCGAGCGATTTTATCACTTGTTCTTATGGGGCAGTTGTAGTAAGTGATTTGACTCAAGTTATAGCAGATGATTTTGTTAAAGTTGTTGCTTGGTATGACAATGAGTGGGGATACTCAAGCCGCCTAGTAGATATGGCAGTATATATTGCAAATAAGGCTTAA